A genomic region of Antennarius striatus isolate MH-2024 chromosome 2, ASM4005453v1, whole genome shotgun sequence contains the following coding sequences:
- the rap1gapa gene encoding rap1 GTPase-activating protein 1 isoform X8, which produces MIERMQGNRMDEQRCTFPPPLKTEEDYIPYPSVHEVLGRRSPFPLILLPQFGGYWIEGTNHELSDVVDVEKLQTLSPNSRTKLECNTTAMIYRKHFLGKEHFNYYSVDSALGHLVFSLKYDVIGDQEHLRLMLRNKLKTHHDVIPISCLTEFPNVVQMAKLVCEEVNVDRFFPVLYPKASRLIVTFDEHVISNNFKFGVIYQKFGQTTEEELFGNSKESPAFVEFLEFLGEKIELHNFKGFRGGLDVTHGQTGTESVYCNYRNKEVMFHVSTKLPYTEGDAQQLQRKRHIGNDIVAIVFQEENTPFVPDMIASNFLHAYIVVQAVSPCSDNVLYRVSVTARDDVPFFGPTLPNPAVFQKGPEFHEFLFTKLINAEYACCKAEKFAKLEERTRSALLETLYEELHVNSQAMMGVGGEDDKLENGSGGGGGFFESFKRVIRNRSQSMESLGVTNKKLHTTSTSFSSSFNHEPAESPKFPRISLLIPGKSPSKYGRRGSAIGIGTVEESLIIPGKSPTRKKSGPFSSRRSSAIGIENIQEVQEKNGKENSSNTQKTPDSGHVSQDPKSDNSSNQSSPEMLTTTKNSSCLGGRAPSIPEGQDLSRSSSNDSSLASVVEENETEATDYDTGMESLSSAGTPHKRDSLTYITCLEDSISSTSTNSRGNSPGPGKPDRGKGTDIRIKLERPLDHHSSSNC; this is translated from the exons atgaTTGAAAGGATGCAG GGCAACAGGATGGACGAGCAGAGGTGCACTTTTCCTCCCCCACTCAAG ACTGAGGAGGACTACATTCCATACCCGAGTGTCCACGAG GTTTTGGGAAGAAGAAGCCCCTTTCCTCTCATTCTCTTACCTCAGTTTGGGGGTTACTGGATCGAAGGGACCAACCACGAGCTGAGCGACGTGGTCGACGTTGAAAAGCTACAGACGCTGTCTCCAAACAGTCGAACCAAGCTGGAATGTAACACGACGGCGATGATCTATCGGAAACACTTCCTGGGCAAG GAACACTTTAATTACTATTCAGTGGACAGCGCCCTCGGACATCTGGTGTTCTCTCTCAAGTATGATGTGATCGGCGACCAGGAACATCTCCGTTTAATGCTCAG GAACAAGCTGAAGACCCACCATGATGTGATTCCCATCTCCTGTTTAACAGAGTTTCCCAACGTGGTCCAAATGGCCAAG CTTGTCTGTGAAGAGGTCAACGTGGATCGCTTCTTTCCTGTTCTTTACCCAAAG GCTTCAAGACTGATTGTCACCTTTGATGAACATGTCATCAGCAACAATTTCAAGTTCGGAGTCATTTATCAAAAGTTCGGACAG accacagaagaagagctgTTTGGCAACAGTAAAGAGAGTCCTGCCTTTGTTGAGTTCCTGGAGTTTCTAGGAGAGAAAATTGAGCTGCACAACTTTAAAGG TTTCCGAGGGGGGTTAGATGTGACTCACGGGCAGACTGGCACAGAATCTGTCTACTGCAACTACCGCAACAAAGAGGTCATGTTCCACGTGTCCACAAAGCTGCCTTACACAGAGGGGGACGCCCAGCAG ttgcagagaaagcGGCACATAGGGAACGACATCGTGGCGATTGTATTCCAAGAGGAAAACACTCCCTTTGTTCCCGACATGATCGCCTCAAATTTTCTCCATGCCTACATCGTGGTCCAAGCAGTCAGTCCCTGCTCTGATAATGTTCTCTACAGG GTGTCAGTGACAGCCCGGGATGATGTACCTTTCTTTGGCCCAACCCTCCCAAACCCTGCTGTCTTTCAAAAA GGCCCTGAATTCCATGAATTCCTTTTTACTAAGCTCATCAATGCCGAATACGCCTGTTGCAAAGCGGAAAAATTTGCCAAATTAGAG GAACGAACACGGTCAGCCTTGTTGGAGACCCTGTATGAGGAGCTCCATGTGAACAGCCAGGCCATGATGGGCGTTGGAGGAGAGGATGACAAGTTGGAAAAcgggagtggaggaggagggggattCTTTGAGTCCTTCAAG CGGGTGATCCGTAACAGGAGCCAGTCTATGGAGTCGCTGGGTGTTACTAACAAGAAACTGCACACAACCTCCACtagcttcagcagcagctttaacCACGAGCCTGCAGAGAGCCCCAAATTCCCACGGATA TCATTGCTTATCCCAGGCAAAAGTCCCAGTAAATATGGACGTCGAGGCAGTGCCATAGGGATAGGAACAGTAGAAGAG TCATTGATCATCCCAGGGAAAAGCCCCACAAGGAAAAAGTCTGGTCCTTTCAGTTCCAGGAGAAGCAGTGCCATCGGTATCGAAAACATTCAAGAAGTCCAGGAGAAGAA CGGTAAGGAGAACTCCTCAAATACCCAGAAGACGCCTGACAGCGGTCACGTCTCTCAAGATCCCAAGTCGGACaactcgtccaatcagagctcacCTGAGATGCTCACAACCACCAAGAACAG TTCTTGTCTCGGTGGCAGGGCTCCATCCATCCCTGAGGGTCAAGACCTCTCCCGCTCCTCCTCCAATGACAGCAGCCTGGCCAGTGTGGTGGAGGAGAACGAGACGGAGGCCACAGACTATGACACTGGCATG GAGAGTCTGTCATCCGCCGGGACGCCACACAAACGAGATTCCCTGACCTACATCACCTGTCTGGAGGacagcatcagcagcaccagTACCAACAGCCGTGGAAACTCCCCAG GGCCTGGTAAACCTGATCGAGGGAAGGGGACAGACATCCGAATCAAACTGGAGCGACCGCTGGATCACCACTCCTCATCG AACTGttag
- the rap1gapa gene encoding rap1 GTPase-activating protein 1 isoform X10 codes for MDEQRCTFPPPLKTEEDYIPYPSVHEVLGRRSPFPLILLPQFGGYWIEGTNHELSDVVDVEKLQTLSPNSRTKLECNTTAMIYRKHFLGKEHFNYYSVDSALGHLVFSLKYDVIGDQEHLRLMLRNKLKTHHDVIPISCLTEFPNVVQMAKLVCEEVNVDRFFPVLYPKASRLIVTFDEHVISNNFKFGVIYQKFGQTTEEELFGNSKESPAFVEFLEFLGEKIELHNFKGFRGGLDVTHGQTGTESVYCNYRNKEVMFHVSTKLPYTEGDAQQLQRKRHIGNDIVAIVFQEENTPFVPDMIASNFLHAYIVVQAVSPCSDNVLYRVSVTARDDVPFFGPTLPNPAVFQKGPEFHEFLFTKLINAEYACCKAEKFAKLEERTRSALLETLYEELHVNSQAMMGVGGEDDKLENGSGGGGGFFESFKRVIRNRSQSMESLGVTNKKLHTTSTSFSSSFNHEPAESPKFPRISLLIPGKSPSKYGRRGSAIGIGTVEESLIIPGKSPTRKKSGPFSSRRSSAIGIENIQEVQEKNGKENSSNTQKTPDSGHVSQDPKSDNSSNQSSPEMLTTTKNSSCLGGRAPSIPEGQDLSRSSSNDSSLASVVEENETEATDYDTGMESLSSAGTPHKRDSLTYITCLEDSISSTSTNSRGNSPGPGKPDRGKGTDIRIKLERPLDHHSSSNC; via the exons ATGGACGAGCAGAGGTGCACTTTTCCTCCCCCACTCAAG ACTGAGGAGGACTACATTCCATACCCGAGTGTCCACGAG GTTTTGGGAAGAAGAAGCCCCTTTCCTCTCATTCTCTTACCTCAGTTTGGGGGTTACTGGATCGAAGGGACCAACCACGAGCTGAGCGACGTGGTCGACGTTGAAAAGCTACAGACGCTGTCTCCAAACAGTCGAACCAAGCTGGAATGTAACACGACGGCGATGATCTATCGGAAACACTTCCTGGGCAAG GAACACTTTAATTACTATTCAGTGGACAGCGCCCTCGGACATCTGGTGTTCTCTCTCAAGTATGATGTGATCGGCGACCAGGAACATCTCCGTTTAATGCTCAG GAACAAGCTGAAGACCCACCATGATGTGATTCCCATCTCCTGTTTAACAGAGTTTCCCAACGTGGTCCAAATGGCCAAG CTTGTCTGTGAAGAGGTCAACGTGGATCGCTTCTTTCCTGTTCTTTACCCAAAG GCTTCAAGACTGATTGTCACCTTTGATGAACATGTCATCAGCAACAATTTCAAGTTCGGAGTCATTTATCAAAAGTTCGGACAG accacagaagaagagctgTTTGGCAACAGTAAAGAGAGTCCTGCCTTTGTTGAGTTCCTGGAGTTTCTAGGAGAGAAAATTGAGCTGCACAACTTTAAAGG TTTCCGAGGGGGGTTAGATGTGACTCACGGGCAGACTGGCACAGAATCTGTCTACTGCAACTACCGCAACAAAGAGGTCATGTTCCACGTGTCCACAAAGCTGCCTTACACAGAGGGGGACGCCCAGCAG ttgcagagaaagcGGCACATAGGGAACGACATCGTGGCGATTGTATTCCAAGAGGAAAACACTCCCTTTGTTCCCGACATGATCGCCTCAAATTTTCTCCATGCCTACATCGTGGTCCAAGCAGTCAGTCCCTGCTCTGATAATGTTCTCTACAGG GTGTCAGTGACAGCCCGGGATGATGTACCTTTCTTTGGCCCAACCCTCCCAAACCCTGCTGTCTTTCAAAAA GGCCCTGAATTCCATGAATTCCTTTTTACTAAGCTCATCAATGCCGAATACGCCTGTTGCAAAGCGGAAAAATTTGCCAAATTAGAG GAACGAACACGGTCAGCCTTGTTGGAGACCCTGTATGAGGAGCTCCATGTGAACAGCCAGGCCATGATGGGCGTTGGAGGAGAGGATGACAAGTTGGAAAAcgggagtggaggaggagggggattCTTTGAGTCCTTCAAG CGGGTGATCCGTAACAGGAGCCAGTCTATGGAGTCGCTGGGTGTTACTAACAAGAAACTGCACACAACCTCCACtagcttcagcagcagctttaacCACGAGCCTGCAGAGAGCCCCAAATTCCCACGGATA TCATTGCTTATCCCAGGCAAAAGTCCCAGTAAATATGGACGTCGAGGCAGTGCCATAGGGATAGGAACAGTAGAAGAG TCATTGATCATCCCAGGGAAAAGCCCCACAAGGAAAAAGTCTGGTCCTTTCAGTTCCAGGAGAAGCAGTGCCATCGGTATCGAAAACATTCAAGAAGTCCAGGAGAAGAA CGGTAAGGAGAACTCCTCAAATACCCAGAAGACGCCTGACAGCGGTCACGTCTCTCAAGATCCCAAGTCGGACaactcgtccaatcagagctcacCTGAGATGCTCACAACCACCAAGAACAG TTCTTGTCTCGGTGGCAGGGCTCCATCCATCCCTGAGGGTCAAGACCTCTCCCGCTCCTCCTCCAATGACAGCAGCCTGGCCAGTGTGGTGGAGGAGAACGAGACGGAGGCCACAGACTATGACACTGGCATG GAGAGTCTGTCATCCGCCGGGACGCCACACAAACGAGATTCCCTGACCTACATCACCTGTCTGGAGGacagcatcagcagcaccagTACCAACAGCCGTGGAAACTCCCCAG GGCCTGGTAAACCTGATCGAGGGAAGGGGACAGACATCCGAATCAAACTGGAGCGACCGCTGGATCACCACTCCTCATCG AACTGttag
- the rap1gapa gene encoding rap1 GTPase-activating protein 1 isoform X3, whose amino-acid sequence MPQRKRSFTFGAYGGVDKTFSKSRSIWKQDGSDSKISATLEPQLFHPPLSYNTSPFYKGNRMDEQRCTFPPPLKTEEDYIPYPSVHEVLGRRSPFPLILLPQFGGYWIEGTNHELSDVVDVEKLQTLSPNSRTKLECNTTAMIYRKHFLGKEHFNYYSVDSALGHLVFSLKYDVIGDQEHLRLMLRNKLKTHHDVIPISCLTEFPNVVQMAKLVCEEVNVDRFFPVLYPKASRLIVTFDEHVISNNFKFGVIYQKFGQTTEEELFGNSKESPAFVEFLEFLGEKIELHNFKGFRGGLDVTHGQTGTESVYCNYRNKEVMFHVSTKLPYTEGDAQQLQRKRHIGNDIVAIVFQEENTPFVPDMIASNFLHAYIVVQAVSPCSDNVLYRVSVTARDDVPFFGPTLPNPAVFQKGPEFHEFLFTKLINAEYACCKAEKFAKLEERTRSALLETLYEELHVNSQAMMGVGGEDDKLENGSGGGGGFFESFKRVIRNRSQSMESLGVTNKKLHTTSTSFSSSFNHEPAESPKFPRISLLIPGKSPSKYGRRGSAIGIGTVEESLIIPGKSPTRKKSGPFSSRRSSAIGIENIQEVQEKNGKENSSNTQKTPDSGHVSQDPKSDNSSNQSSPEMLTTTKNSSCLGGRAPSIPEGQDLSRSSSNDSSLASVVEENETEATDYDTGMESLSSAGTPHKRDSLTYITCLEDSISSTSTNSRGNSPGPGKPDRGKGTDIRIKLERPLDHHSSSNC is encoded by the exons GGCAACAGGATGGACGAGCAGAGGTGCACTTTTCCTCCCCCACTCAAG ACTGAGGAGGACTACATTCCATACCCGAGTGTCCACGAG GTTTTGGGAAGAAGAAGCCCCTTTCCTCTCATTCTCTTACCTCAGTTTGGGGGTTACTGGATCGAAGGGACCAACCACGAGCTGAGCGACGTGGTCGACGTTGAAAAGCTACAGACGCTGTCTCCAAACAGTCGAACCAAGCTGGAATGTAACACGACGGCGATGATCTATCGGAAACACTTCCTGGGCAAG GAACACTTTAATTACTATTCAGTGGACAGCGCCCTCGGACATCTGGTGTTCTCTCTCAAGTATGATGTGATCGGCGACCAGGAACATCTCCGTTTAATGCTCAG GAACAAGCTGAAGACCCACCATGATGTGATTCCCATCTCCTGTTTAACAGAGTTTCCCAACGTGGTCCAAATGGCCAAG CTTGTCTGTGAAGAGGTCAACGTGGATCGCTTCTTTCCTGTTCTTTACCCAAAG GCTTCAAGACTGATTGTCACCTTTGATGAACATGTCATCAGCAACAATTTCAAGTTCGGAGTCATTTATCAAAAGTTCGGACAG accacagaagaagagctgTTTGGCAACAGTAAAGAGAGTCCTGCCTTTGTTGAGTTCCTGGAGTTTCTAGGAGAGAAAATTGAGCTGCACAACTTTAAAGG TTTCCGAGGGGGGTTAGATGTGACTCACGGGCAGACTGGCACAGAATCTGTCTACTGCAACTACCGCAACAAAGAGGTCATGTTCCACGTGTCCACAAAGCTGCCTTACACAGAGGGGGACGCCCAGCAG ttgcagagaaagcGGCACATAGGGAACGACATCGTGGCGATTGTATTCCAAGAGGAAAACACTCCCTTTGTTCCCGACATGATCGCCTCAAATTTTCTCCATGCCTACATCGTGGTCCAAGCAGTCAGTCCCTGCTCTGATAATGTTCTCTACAGG GTGTCAGTGACAGCCCGGGATGATGTACCTTTCTTTGGCCCAACCCTCCCAAACCCTGCTGTCTTTCAAAAA GGCCCTGAATTCCATGAATTCCTTTTTACTAAGCTCATCAATGCCGAATACGCCTGTTGCAAAGCGGAAAAATTTGCCAAATTAGAG GAACGAACACGGTCAGCCTTGTTGGAGACCCTGTATGAGGAGCTCCATGTGAACAGCCAGGCCATGATGGGCGTTGGAGGAGAGGATGACAAGTTGGAAAAcgggagtggaggaggagggggattCTTTGAGTCCTTCAAG CGGGTGATCCGTAACAGGAGCCAGTCTATGGAGTCGCTGGGTGTTACTAACAAGAAACTGCACACAACCTCCACtagcttcagcagcagctttaacCACGAGCCTGCAGAGAGCCCCAAATTCCCACGGATA TCATTGCTTATCCCAGGCAAAAGTCCCAGTAAATATGGACGTCGAGGCAGTGCCATAGGGATAGGAACAGTAGAAGAG TCATTGATCATCCCAGGGAAAAGCCCCACAAGGAAAAAGTCTGGTCCTTTCAGTTCCAGGAGAAGCAGTGCCATCGGTATCGAAAACATTCAAGAAGTCCAGGAGAAGAA CGGTAAGGAGAACTCCTCAAATACCCAGAAGACGCCTGACAGCGGTCACGTCTCTCAAGATCCCAAGTCGGACaactcgtccaatcagagctcacCTGAGATGCTCACAACCACCAAGAACAG TTCTTGTCTCGGTGGCAGGGCTCCATCCATCCCTGAGGGTCAAGACCTCTCCCGCTCCTCCTCCAATGACAGCAGCCTGGCCAGTGTGGTGGAGGAGAACGAGACGGAGGCCACAGACTATGACACTGGCATG GAGAGTCTGTCATCCGCCGGGACGCCACACAAACGAGATTCCCTGACCTACATCACCTGTCTGGAGGacagcatcagcagcaccagTACCAACAGCCGTGGAAACTCCCCAG GGCCTGGTAAACCTGATCGAGGGAAGGGGACAGACATCCGAATCAAACTGGAGCGACCGCTGGATCACCACTCCTCATCG AACTGttag
- the rap1gapa gene encoding rap1 GTPase-activating protein 1 isoform X1 gives MPQRKRSFTFGAYGGVDKTFSKSRSIWKQDGSDSKISATLEPQLFHPPLSYNTSPFYKPTDLFEMIERMQGNRMDEQRCTFPPPLKTEEDYIPYPSVHEVLGRRSPFPLILLPQFGGYWIEGTNHELSDVVDVEKLQTLSPNSRTKLECNTTAMIYRKHFLGKEHFNYYSVDSALGHLVFSLKYDVIGDQEHLRLMLRNKLKTHHDVIPISCLTEFPNVVQMAKLVCEEVNVDRFFPVLYPKASRLIVTFDEHVISNNFKFGVIYQKFGQTTEEELFGNSKESPAFVEFLEFLGEKIELHNFKGFRGGLDVTHGQTGTESVYCNYRNKEVMFHVSTKLPYTEGDAQQLQRKRHIGNDIVAIVFQEENTPFVPDMIASNFLHAYIVVQAVSPCSDNVLYRVSVTARDDVPFFGPTLPNPAVFQKGPEFHEFLFTKLINAEYACCKAEKFAKLEERTRSALLETLYEELHVNSQAMMGVGGEDDKLENGSGGGGGFFESFKRVIRNRSQSMESLGVTNKKLHTTSTSFSSSFNHEPAESPKFPRISLLIPGKSPSKYGRRGSAIGIGTVEESLIIPGKSPTRKKSGPFSSRRSSAIGIENIQEVQEKNGKENSSNTQKTPDSGHVSQDPKSDNSSNQSSPEMLTTTKNSSCLGGRAPSIPEGQDLSRSSSNDSSLASVVEENETEATDYDTGMESLSSAGTPHKRDSLTYITCLEDSISSTSTNSRGNSPGPGKPDRGKGTDIRIKLERPLDHHSSSNC, from the exons CCCAcagatttatttgaaatgaTTGAAAGGATGCAG GGCAACAGGATGGACGAGCAGAGGTGCACTTTTCCTCCCCCACTCAAG ACTGAGGAGGACTACATTCCATACCCGAGTGTCCACGAG GTTTTGGGAAGAAGAAGCCCCTTTCCTCTCATTCTCTTACCTCAGTTTGGGGGTTACTGGATCGAAGGGACCAACCACGAGCTGAGCGACGTGGTCGACGTTGAAAAGCTACAGACGCTGTCTCCAAACAGTCGAACCAAGCTGGAATGTAACACGACGGCGATGATCTATCGGAAACACTTCCTGGGCAAG GAACACTTTAATTACTATTCAGTGGACAGCGCCCTCGGACATCTGGTGTTCTCTCTCAAGTATGATGTGATCGGCGACCAGGAACATCTCCGTTTAATGCTCAG GAACAAGCTGAAGACCCACCATGATGTGATTCCCATCTCCTGTTTAACAGAGTTTCCCAACGTGGTCCAAATGGCCAAG CTTGTCTGTGAAGAGGTCAACGTGGATCGCTTCTTTCCTGTTCTTTACCCAAAG GCTTCAAGACTGATTGTCACCTTTGATGAACATGTCATCAGCAACAATTTCAAGTTCGGAGTCATTTATCAAAAGTTCGGACAG accacagaagaagagctgTTTGGCAACAGTAAAGAGAGTCCTGCCTTTGTTGAGTTCCTGGAGTTTCTAGGAGAGAAAATTGAGCTGCACAACTTTAAAGG TTTCCGAGGGGGGTTAGATGTGACTCACGGGCAGACTGGCACAGAATCTGTCTACTGCAACTACCGCAACAAAGAGGTCATGTTCCACGTGTCCACAAAGCTGCCTTACACAGAGGGGGACGCCCAGCAG ttgcagagaaagcGGCACATAGGGAACGACATCGTGGCGATTGTATTCCAAGAGGAAAACACTCCCTTTGTTCCCGACATGATCGCCTCAAATTTTCTCCATGCCTACATCGTGGTCCAAGCAGTCAGTCCCTGCTCTGATAATGTTCTCTACAGG GTGTCAGTGACAGCCCGGGATGATGTACCTTTCTTTGGCCCAACCCTCCCAAACCCTGCTGTCTTTCAAAAA GGCCCTGAATTCCATGAATTCCTTTTTACTAAGCTCATCAATGCCGAATACGCCTGTTGCAAAGCGGAAAAATTTGCCAAATTAGAG GAACGAACACGGTCAGCCTTGTTGGAGACCCTGTATGAGGAGCTCCATGTGAACAGCCAGGCCATGATGGGCGTTGGAGGAGAGGATGACAAGTTGGAAAAcgggagtggaggaggagggggattCTTTGAGTCCTTCAAG CGGGTGATCCGTAACAGGAGCCAGTCTATGGAGTCGCTGGGTGTTACTAACAAGAAACTGCACACAACCTCCACtagcttcagcagcagctttaacCACGAGCCTGCAGAGAGCCCCAAATTCCCACGGATA TCATTGCTTATCCCAGGCAAAAGTCCCAGTAAATATGGACGTCGAGGCAGTGCCATAGGGATAGGAACAGTAGAAGAG TCATTGATCATCCCAGGGAAAAGCCCCACAAGGAAAAAGTCTGGTCCTTTCAGTTCCAGGAGAAGCAGTGCCATCGGTATCGAAAACATTCAAGAAGTCCAGGAGAAGAA CGGTAAGGAGAACTCCTCAAATACCCAGAAGACGCCTGACAGCGGTCACGTCTCTCAAGATCCCAAGTCGGACaactcgtccaatcagagctcacCTGAGATGCTCACAACCACCAAGAACAG TTCTTGTCTCGGTGGCAGGGCTCCATCCATCCCTGAGGGTCAAGACCTCTCCCGCTCCTCCTCCAATGACAGCAGCCTGGCCAGTGTGGTGGAGGAGAACGAGACGGAGGCCACAGACTATGACACTGGCATG GAGAGTCTGTCATCCGCCGGGACGCCACACAAACGAGATTCCCTGACCTACATCACCTGTCTGGAGGacagcatcagcagcaccagTACCAACAGCCGTGGAAACTCCCCAG GGCCTGGTAAACCTGATCGAGGGAAGGGGACAGACATCCGAATCAAACTGGAGCGACCGCTGGATCACCACTCCTCATCG AACTGttag
- the rap1gapa gene encoding rap1 GTPase-activating protein 1 isoform X6: protein MAANYDYQFNATMVTKARWKKSNRPTDLFEMIERMQGNRMDEQRCTFPPPLKTEEDYIPYPSVHEVLGRRSPFPLILLPQFGGYWIEGTNHELSDVVDVEKLQTLSPNSRTKLECNTTAMIYRKHFLGKEHFNYYSVDSALGHLVFSLKYDVIGDQEHLRLMLRNKLKTHHDVIPISCLTEFPNVVQMAKLVCEEVNVDRFFPVLYPKASRLIVTFDEHVISNNFKFGVIYQKFGQTTEEELFGNSKESPAFVEFLEFLGEKIELHNFKGFRGGLDVTHGQTGTESVYCNYRNKEVMFHVSTKLPYTEGDAQQLQRKRHIGNDIVAIVFQEENTPFVPDMIASNFLHAYIVVQAVSPCSDNVLYRVSVTARDDVPFFGPTLPNPAVFQKGPEFHEFLFTKLINAEYACCKAEKFAKLEERTRSALLETLYEELHVNSQAMMGVGGEDDKLENGSGGGGGFFESFKRVIRNRSQSMESLGVTNKKLHTTSTSFSSSFNHEPAESPKFPRISLLIPGKSPSKYGRRGSAIGIGTVEESLIIPGKSPTRKKSGPFSSRRSSAIGIENIQEVQEKNGKENSSNTQKTPDSGHVSQDPKSDNSSNQSSPEMLTTTKNSSCLGGRAPSIPEGQDLSRSSSNDSSLASVVEENETEATDYDTGMESLSSAGTPHKRDSLTYITCLEDSISSTSTNSRGNSPGPGKPDRGKGTDIRIKLERPLDHHSSSNC, encoded by the exons CCCAcagatttatttgaaatgaTTGAAAGGATGCAG GGCAACAGGATGGACGAGCAGAGGTGCACTTTTCCTCCCCCACTCAAG ACTGAGGAGGACTACATTCCATACCCGAGTGTCCACGAG GTTTTGGGAAGAAGAAGCCCCTTTCCTCTCATTCTCTTACCTCAGTTTGGGGGTTACTGGATCGAAGGGACCAACCACGAGCTGAGCGACGTGGTCGACGTTGAAAAGCTACAGACGCTGTCTCCAAACAGTCGAACCAAGCTGGAATGTAACACGACGGCGATGATCTATCGGAAACACTTCCTGGGCAAG GAACACTTTAATTACTATTCAGTGGACAGCGCCCTCGGACATCTGGTGTTCTCTCTCAAGTATGATGTGATCGGCGACCAGGAACATCTCCGTTTAATGCTCAG GAACAAGCTGAAGACCCACCATGATGTGATTCCCATCTCCTGTTTAACAGAGTTTCCCAACGTGGTCCAAATGGCCAAG CTTGTCTGTGAAGAGGTCAACGTGGATCGCTTCTTTCCTGTTCTTTACCCAAAG GCTTCAAGACTGATTGTCACCTTTGATGAACATGTCATCAGCAACAATTTCAAGTTCGGAGTCATTTATCAAAAGTTCGGACAG accacagaagaagagctgTTTGGCAACAGTAAAGAGAGTCCTGCCTTTGTTGAGTTCCTGGAGTTTCTAGGAGAGAAAATTGAGCTGCACAACTTTAAAGG TTTCCGAGGGGGGTTAGATGTGACTCACGGGCAGACTGGCACAGAATCTGTCTACTGCAACTACCGCAACAAAGAGGTCATGTTCCACGTGTCCACAAAGCTGCCTTACACAGAGGGGGACGCCCAGCAG ttgcagagaaagcGGCACATAGGGAACGACATCGTGGCGATTGTATTCCAAGAGGAAAACACTCCCTTTGTTCCCGACATGATCGCCTCAAATTTTCTCCATGCCTACATCGTGGTCCAAGCAGTCAGTCCCTGCTCTGATAATGTTCTCTACAGG GTGTCAGTGACAGCCCGGGATGATGTACCTTTCTTTGGCCCAACCCTCCCAAACCCTGCTGTCTTTCAAAAA GGCCCTGAATTCCATGAATTCCTTTTTACTAAGCTCATCAATGCCGAATACGCCTGTTGCAAAGCGGAAAAATTTGCCAAATTAGAG GAACGAACACGGTCAGCCTTGTTGGAGACCCTGTATGAGGAGCTCCATGTGAACAGCCAGGCCATGATGGGCGTTGGAGGAGAGGATGACAAGTTGGAAAAcgggagtggaggaggagggggattCTTTGAGTCCTTCAAG CGGGTGATCCGTAACAGGAGCCAGTCTATGGAGTCGCTGGGTGTTACTAACAAGAAACTGCACACAACCTCCACtagcttcagcagcagctttaacCACGAGCCTGCAGAGAGCCCCAAATTCCCACGGATA TCATTGCTTATCCCAGGCAAAAGTCCCAGTAAATATGGACGTCGAGGCAGTGCCATAGGGATAGGAACAGTAGAAGAG TCATTGATCATCCCAGGGAAAAGCCCCACAAGGAAAAAGTCTGGTCCTTTCAGTTCCAGGAGAAGCAGTGCCATCGGTATCGAAAACATTCAAGAAGTCCAGGAGAAGAA CGGTAAGGAGAACTCCTCAAATACCCAGAAGACGCCTGACAGCGGTCACGTCTCTCAAGATCCCAAGTCGGACaactcgtccaatcagagctcacCTGAGATGCTCACAACCACCAAGAACAG TTCTTGTCTCGGTGGCAGGGCTCCATCCATCCCTGAGGGTCAAGACCTCTCCCGCTCCTCCTCCAATGACAGCAGCCTGGCCAGTGTGGTGGAGGAGAACGAGACGGAGGCCACAGACTATGACACTGGCATG GAGAGTCTGTCATCCGCCGGGACGCCACACAAACGAGATTCCCTGACCTACATCACCTGTCTGGAGGacagcatcagcagcaccagTACCAACAGCCGTGGAAACTCCCCAG GGCCTGGTAAACCTGATCGAGGGAAGGGGACAGACATCCGAATCAAACTGGAGCGACCGCTGGATCACCACTCCTCATCG AACTGttag